One region of Mus musculus strain C57BL/6J chromosome 3, GRCm38.p6 C57BL/6J genomic DNA includes:
- the Bcar3 gene encoding breast cancer anti-estrogen resistance protein 3 homolog isoform X1: MDTSPCPSSPVFRTGSEPTLSPALVRRFSSDARTGEALRGSDSQLCPKPPPKPCKVPFLKTPPSPSPWLTSEANYCELNPAFAVGCDRGAKLPMQAHDSHEMLLTAKQNGPSGPRNSGINYMILDGDDQARHWDPLAVQTDEGQEDKTKFVPPLMETVSSFRPNDFESKLLPPENKPLETAMLKHAKELFTNHDARVIAQHMLSVDCKVARILEVSEDRKRSMGVSSGLELITLPHGRQLRLDIIERHNTMAIGIAVDILGCTGTLENRAGTLNKIIQVAVELKDAMGDLYAFSAIMKALEMPQITRLEKTWTALRHHYTQTAILYEKQLKPFSKILHEGRESTYVPASNVSVPLLMPLVTLMERQAVTFEGTDMWENNDESCEILLNHLATARFMAEASESYRMNAERILADFQPDEEMTEILRTEFQMRLLWGSKGAEVNQNERYDKFNQILTALSRKLEPPSGKQAEL, translated from the exons ATGGACACAAGCCCTTGCCCCAGCTCTCCCGTGTTCAGGACTGGCAGCGAGCCCACTCTGAGTCCAGCACTGGTACGAAGGTTCTCTTCAGATGCTAGGACAGGGGAGGCGCTTCGGGGATCAGACAGCCAGCTGTGCCCCAAGCCACCCCCGAAGCCCTGCAAGGTGCCCTTCCTCAAGACTcccccctctccatctccctggcTCACCTCAGAGGCCAACTACTGTGAACTGAACCCTGCTTTTGCTGTGGGCTGTGACAGGGGAGCCAAGCTTCCCATGCAAGCCCACGACAGCCACGAGATGCTGCTGACAGCCAAACAGAATGGGCCATCGGGTCCCCGGAACTCTGGCATCAACTACATGATCCTTGATGGGGATGACCAGGCGAGACATTGGGATCCACTGGCAGTGCAGACGGATGAAGGTCAGGAGGACAAGACCAAGTTTGTGCCACCTCTCATGGAGACCGTGTCGTCATTCAGACCCAATGACTTTGAGTCCAAGCTTCTTCCTCCAGAGAACAAACCCCTGGAAACGGCCATGCTGAAGCACGCGAAAGAACTGTTCACCAACCACGATGCCAGGGTCATTGCGCAGCACATGCTGAGCGTGGACTGCAAG GTTGCTAGGATACTCGAAGTCTCTGAAGACAGGAAGAGGAGCATGGGTGTGAGCTCTGGGTTGGAGCTCATTACTTTACCTCATGGACGGCAGCTGCGCCTGGACATCATCGAGAG GCACAACACCATGGCCATTGGCATTGCTGTGGACATTCTGGGCTGCACAGGCACACTGGAGAACCGAGCGGGTACCCTCAATAAGATCATCCAGGTGGCGGTGGAACTGAAGGATGCCATGGGAGACCTCTATGCTTTCTCTGCCATCATGAAAGCCCTGGAGATGCCTCAG ATCACAAGGTTAGAGAAAACATGGACGGCTCTGAGGCACCACTACACGCAGACAGCCATCCTCTATGAGAAGCAGTTGAAGCCCTTTAGCAAAATCCTGCATGAAGGCAGAG AGTCTACATATGTCCCAGCAAGCAATGTGTCAGTCCCTCTGCTGATGCCACTGGTGACCTTAATGGAACGCCAGGCTGTCACTTTTGAAGGGACCGACATGTGGGAAAACAATGACGAGAGCTGTGAAATTCTGCTGAATcacttggcaacagccaggttCATGGCTGAGGCTTCTGAGAGCTACAGGATGAATGCTGAGAGGATCCTGGCAG ATTTCCAACCAGATGAAGAAATGACTGAGATCTTAAGGACTGAGTTCCAGATGAGATTGTTATGGGGCAGCAAGGGCGCCGAAGTCAACCAGAACGAGAGATACGACAAGTTCAACCAGATCCTAACAGCCCTCTCACGGAAACTAGAACCTCCCTCTGGAAAGCAGGCCGAGCTGTGA